A stretch of the Pan paniscus chromosome 2, NHGRI_mPanPan1-v2.0_pri, whole genome shotgun sequence genome encodes the following:
- the DENND6A gene encoding protein DENND6A isoform X4 — translation MQSCIHLFLPKVKVIYPQHSKLTDREKTNICYLSFPDSNSGCLGDTQFCFRFRQSSGRRVSLHCLLDQFDKDLPVYLKKDPAYFYGYVYFRQVRDKTLKRGYFQKSLVLISKLPYIHFFHTVLKQIAPEYFEKNEPYLEAACNDVDRWPAPVPGKTLHLPIMGVVMKVRIPTCHDKPGTTQIVQLTQQVDINISVILPTVHEVDIFRCFCPVFLHSQMLWELVLLGEPLVVMAPSPSESSETVLALVNCISPLKYFSDFRPYFTIHDSEFKEYTTRTQAPPSVILGVTNPFFAKTLQHWPHIIRIGDLKPTGEIPKQVKVKKLKNLKTLDSKPGVYTSYKPYLNRDEEIIKQLQKGVQQKRPSEAQSVILRRYFLELTQSFIIPLERYVASLMPLQKSISPWKSPPQLRQFLPEEFMKTLEKTGPQLTSRIKGDWIGLYRHFLKSPNFDGWFKTRRKEMTQKLEALHLEALCEEDLLLWIQKHTEVETVDLVLKLKNKLLQADREHLPVKPDTMEKLRTHIDAIILALPEDLQGILLKTGMT, via the exons gtTGTCTTGGAGATACCCAGTTTTGTTTTAGATTTCGACAGTCTTCTGGGAGGAGGGTGTCGCTGCATTGTCTCCTGGATCAATTTGACAAAGATTTACCAGTTTACTTAAAG AAGGATCCTGCTTATTTTTATGGATATGTGTATTTCCGACAAGTTCGAGATAAAACTCTAAAAAGAGGCTACTTTCAGAAG tCCTTGGTTTTGATCAGCAAACTAccttatattcatttttttcacactGTGCTCAAACAGATAGCACCAGagtattttgaaaagaatgaacCTTATTTGGAAGCAG cttGTAATGATGTTGATCGATGGCCTGCCCCAGTGCCAGGGAAAACATTACACCTGCCAATCATGGGGGTGGTAATGAAG gTACGGATTCCCACATGTCATGACAAGCCTGGGACAACTCAAATAGTGCAGTTAACTCAGCAG GTGGACATAAATATATCTGTTATTTTACCTACTGTTCATGAGGTGGATATTTTCag GTGTTTCTGCCCAGTTTTCCTTCATAGTCAGATGCTCTGGGAGCTGGTGCTGTTGGGGGAGCCCCTTGTGGTTATGGCGCCATCACCATCGGAATCATCAGAGACTGTATTGGCACTTGTTAA CTGTATTTCTCCATTAAAGTACTTCAGTGATTTCCGACCTTATTTCACTATTCATGATAGTGAATTCAAAGAATATACTACCCGTACCCAAGCTCC gccCTCAGTTATATTAGGAGTAACCAACCCTTTTTTTGCTAAGACACTCCAGCACTGGCCACACATTATTCGAATAGGAGACCTTAAACCTACAG GTGAAATTCCTAAGCAGGTTAAAGTGAAAAAACTGAAGAATCTAAAGACTCTGGATTCCAAACCTG GAGTTTATACTTCATATAAGCCATATTTAAATAGAGATGAAGAGATCATAAAACAATTACAGAAG GGTGTACAACAGAAACGTCCTTCTGAGGCTCAAAGTGTTATTCTTCGACGCTATTTTTTGGAACTGACACAAAGTTTCATCATTCCGTTA GAAAGATATGTGGCAAGCCTGATGCCTTTGCAGAAAAGTATTTCCCCATGGAAG AGTCCACCTCAATTAAGACAGTTTCTTCCAGAAGAATTTATGAAAACACTTGAGAAAACAGGACCTCAGCTAACCTCTAGAATAAAAGGCGATTGGATTGGACTTTACCG gcATTTCCTAAAGTCTCCAAATTTTGATGGCTGGTTTAAGACCCGGAGGAAGGAAATGACCCAAAAATTGGAGGCACTCCATCTAGAAGCTCTTTGTGAAGAG GACTTACTTCTCTGGATCCAGAAACACACAGAAGTAGAAACAGTAGACCTTGTCTTGAAGCTGAAAAATAAGCTG TTGCAGGCTGATCGAGAGCACTTACCTGTGAAACCTGACACTATGGAAAAGTTACGGACACACATAGATGCCATTATCTTAGCATTGCCAGAGGACTTGCAAGGCATACTGCTCAAAACGGGCATGACATGA